The Bosea sp. 685 DNA window CACCTTCGGCTACGCGCTGACCGTCCATAAGGCGCAAGGTTCGCAATGGGACGATATCGTCCTGTTCGACGAAAGCTTCGCCTTCCGCGAGCACCGGGCGCGGTGGCTTTACACCGGCCTGACACGGGCGGCGGAGACGATCACGGTGGTTGTCTAGGGGCGTTGCTTCGCCGGAAAGTTGACCTTAGGTTAGGTTGTGTCGACAGCCTGGGGGCGGCATGAACCTGATCCATCATCTGGTCGCACCTGCCAGGCCGGACGCGGCAGTACCGCGCCTGCTCGTCGTCGTGCTGCACGGTTTCGCCGGCGCCGCGGCCAACCGCCCCTCAATGGTGAGCGCCATCGCTGGGGTCTTCTCGCAGGCTGCGATCTACGCGCCGGAGCTGCCTTATCGCAGCCAGTTCTGCGACGAGGCCATGGTCGATATCGTCGCGTGTCTCGCAGACGAGATTTCCAGGCATTTCGCCCGCGAGAGCTATGACGACATCATCCTGGTCGGGCACTCGACGGGCGCGCTGGTGGCGCGAAAGCTCGTTCTCGTCGCCTGGGGCATGGCTGAGGATGTGAAGGTCGCCTGGCCGGCGGGGGCCGACCGCCTGCCCTGGGCCAAGGCGATCAACCGGCTGGTTTTCCTCGCGGCGATCAATCGTGGCTGGACCTTCAACTCCGCCATCGGTTTCTGGGACGGGTTTTTGTGGCGCGTTGGCACCAATTTTCTGCAATTGCGCGGCTGGCTGAAGAGCTCCAAGGACAGGAGCCGGCAGGCGACGATCCTGCAGATCCGGCGCGGTTCGGCCTTCCTAGCGGCGACACGCCTGCAATGGCTCGAGTTGATGGCCGACCCGGCGCGCAAGCGCGAGAAGGAGCTTTTGATCGTCCAGGTGATCGGCACGGTCGACGACATCGTTTCGCCGGAAGACGCTGTCGATCACGTACTCGACTCGACCTTGCCGGTCGATCGTACCCGTTCGGATGAGAGCGTCTGGGCCCGTTTCTTCATGCTGGAAATGCCGCAGACGAGCCATGTGCAGGCCTCGGTTTTGTTCCCTGTGCAGGGGCCCGACGATGCCGTCCATGCCGAGCGGCGTGCCGTGCTGAAGGCTGCACTGGAGGAAAGCGCCGATGCCCTGATCCGCAACCAGCATTTCATCCGGCGCCGCCATATGGAAGACGACCTGCCGCCGCTGCCCAATCCTGCGATCCGGGACGTCGTCTTCGTCATCCATGGTATTCGCGACAAGGGCTTCTGGACCAAGAAGATCGCGCGCAAGATCAAGGAGCTCGCCGGGAAAAAGCCGCTCGACCTGGCAACGCTGTCAAAGCCGGAGCGGGAGGCGCTCGCGCCGCGACTGAGAGGCCTCGACAAGCCCAAGCGCGACCTGCTCATCCGCTCGATCACAGCGAGCTATGGTTATTTCCCGATGGCGCCTTTCGTCCTGCGTTGGCTCCGGCAGGAGAAGGTCGAATGGCTGCTCGATCTCTATGTCGAGACGAAAGCGCGCTATCCGAATGCGACGTTGCATTATGTCGGCCATTCCAACGGCACTTATCTGCTGGCTGGCGCGCTCGATTGCTGTCCGCGGGTCAGGTTTGAACGTGTCGTCTTTGCAGGAAGCGTGGTCCGGCGCGACTATCATTGGCCGAAGTGGCTCGGGGAAGGCGAGAACGCGCCGCCCGGCGCGCGGATCAAGGCGGTGATGAACTATGTCGCGACGGCCGATTGGGTTGTCGCGATCTTTCCGAATGCACTGCAGCGCTTCGTCTCCGTCGATCTCGGCAGCGCTGGCCATGATGGATTCGATGCTGAGCCCGACCATCCGCGGATGCTCGACATCCGCTATGTCGAAGGCAACCACAGTGCCGGCATCAAGGAAAGTCAGTGGGACGAGATTGCCAGTTTCGTGCTCGAGGGTACGTTGCCGTTGGTGAAGGGCCAGCAACCGCCCTTAGGACAGGAGAATCCCGATTATCGCACGGTACAGGACGGCTACACGCTCAACCTTGCTGACAACGCGTTTCGCATCATCTGCGTCGCGGTTTTCTTCGCGGCGCTGATCGTCGTGCTGCCGCTGGCCGCGGCAGTCGTGTTCGATATGGGGCCGCTGTTTTCAGCGATGCTCGGCATGTTGAGCCTGCTATTGGCCCTCTTGATCAAGGCTGTGCTGTTGCGCTTCTGAGGCGGCGTGCCTGCTTCTGACGCTTCACAACGCCTGCGCCGTCGTCCCCTTCGCCACCACCGGCCCGGTCGGCCGGCCGGTCGGCGAGCCTGTAGCGGCTTCGATGGTGATCTCGAAGAGCTGGTCCTTGCCAAGCGGGAGCTGGTCTAGCCGGAGCGGCGTCGTGCGGGCGCGCTCGATCAGCCCGACCGAGCGCGGCCCGACGGCACGGTCCCAGAGCGTCCAGATTTCGAGCGCCTTGCCCTCCGGCACATGGATTGCCTGCAGCGGCACCATCTCGACGCGGCCATCGGCGAAGGTGTTGACCACGGCCGCCGCGACGCTGGCCTCGGTCAGCAGCACAGCCACCATGACCGGCTGGCGCCTGGCCCGGTCGAGCGCCCCGTTGAGGCCGATGGCAAGCAGGATGGCCGCGAGCGCACCGGCAAAGGCCGCGCCGCGCCAGACGAAAAGGCTGTTCCACCAGGCCGACAGGCGGCTGCCGGCGGAGGCCTTGCCCAGGATTGTCGTCGCCGCCGCTCGCGCCGGGGCTGCGTTCTGCGCCAGCGTCGCCAGTTCGGCTTCGATTTGGCTCCATAGCGCTGGCGAGGGGGTAAGCGGGGTTGCCGTCGCGTCGATGCTGGCGAAATGGCGGCGCCAGCTCTCGACGGTTGCCGCGAGCTCGGGATCGCTTTCGAGCTGCTGCTCGAAGGCTGCGAGCTCGGCCCCCTCGATCAAGCCGAGAACATATTCGCCGGCCAAGGCGTCGCGCTCGGCTTGCGTCAGGTTGATGTCGGCGGAGGGGCTCATCCGAGGCACTCCTTCAGCGACATCAGCGAGCGCCTGATCCAGGATTTCACCGTGCCGATCGGCATGTTCAGCCTGCCGGCAATCTCGCCATGGGTCAGGCCCTGGACGAAGGCGAGCAGCACGATGCCGCGGCGCTGCGCCGGCAGCGTCTCGAGGCAGGTGCGCAGGGCTTTGGCGTCCGACAGCTTCGACATGACAGTCTCTGGATCGTCCTCTTCGCTCGCCATCTCCTCGGCGACAGGTTCTTCACGCGTTTCGGTGCGCTTCTCGTTGCGCAGGATCGAGAGCGAGCGGTTGCGCAGGATCGCGTAGATCCAGGTCAGGCCGCCGCCGCGCGCTGGGTCGAACCGCGCCGCATGCCGCCAGATCAGGACAAAGGCGTCCTGCACCGCCTCCTCGGCCAATGCGCGACGCTTCAGCAAACGCAGCGCCACACCCAGCATACGCGCGGACTCGGCATCGTAGATGCGCCGGAGCGCAGATTTATCGCCGGAAGCACAGGCACGCAGCGCCGTTTCAATCTCTGCAGTCTTTGCTGTCAGCGTGGCGTCGCTCGCCATTCCGGTCTCCCTTGCTGGCGCAACGCCCTGCCGGCCACGGCCCAGCCTGTTGTTACACATCTCAGACCGCTTCGGATGCGCCAAGATTCTTTATTTTTCCCGCCGCATCCGCAAACGGGAACGCGGCGTTGTCGCATCCGAGTGCTGCGGCCGGACAGAGGCCGGCGGCACCGGAACAGACAACCGGAGGATAACGGCATGGACCGCAACACCCGCCTTGCACTGATTGCTTCGACGATTCTTGGCGCATCCCTTATCGCGCCGCTGGCTGCCCAGGCCGGCATGCTGGCCGCGCTCAGTGGCGACGACACCCTGACGATGATCGACACCGCGACCCTGAAGGCCGGCAAATCGATGAAGGTCAGCGGCATTACCGGCAAGATCGCCGGCATCGACGTGCGCCCGGCCGATGGCATGCTCTATGCGCTGACGGTCGACGGCACGATCTATACGGTCGATGCCGCCGGCAAGGCGACGATGAAGTCCAAGATGGACACCGTGCTTTCGGCTACTGCCATGGCCACCGTCGATTTCAACCCGGTCGCCGACCGCATGCGCGTCATCGGCTCGGACGGCACCAATCTTCGCGTCAATGTCGATGACGGCAAGACCACGGTCGATGGCAAGCTGAAATTCGCCGAGACCGACATGCATAAGGGCGAAGCGCCGATGATCGTCGGCGGCGCCTATATCAATTCGGTGAAGGGCGCCAAGGAGACGACGCTCTATGACATCGACGCCAAGATCGGCGGCTTGATCAAGCAGGCGCCGCCCAATGATGGCGTGCTCGGAGCGGTCGGCAAGCTCGGTGTGATGCCGAAATCCATCGCCTTTGATATCGAGACGGCGGCGGATGGAACCAATACCGGCTGGCTGCTGGCGGACGGCGCCCTGCACAAGGTTGATCTCGCCACCGGCAAGGCGACAATGGTTGGACAGGTCACTGGGCTGAACGCGCCTGTGCGTGATGTCGCGGCGCTTCCGGCTTCTTAAGTCCGGGACGATCTGATCCGGCCATTCGGGAGGGCCGCCGCCTCGCAAGGGGTGGCGGCCCTCTTCGTTTTTCGTCCTCTGGCCCGGACGTCAGATAGGGGCGTCGCCATCGCCATCAAATGGCGCGATGTCCCTCTGCTTTTCGCCATTATTTGCATCGACCTTGTATCGTGATGTTTCGGTCGAATCGCGATCGGAGATGCATAGATGGCGACCCCGGACGACAGCCGCGCCGGCGGCATCGGGCTCCAGCGTTTCGGCCTTGGCGCAAGGCCGGGGCAGCCGCGCGATCAGCGTGGTGGGGCGCGTGAGCGCATTCTCGCGGAGGTCTCGCGCGGCGGTGTCGCGCAGCCGCTGAATCCGCCCTTTTCGGGCGCTGCCGAGATCGGCTCGGCGCTCTTCGCCTTCGAGGACAGAGAGCGCATGGAGCGCGAGGCGAGACTTGCCGCCGGGCAGGCGCAGGCCATGCAGGCCGCCGCCGCGCCACCAAATCCGCAGGCCGTGCAGAACCCGCAAGCTCCGGTCACTCCACAGCCCCCGGCCGGTCAGCAAAACCAGATGGCGCAGCCGGCCAAGCCGCCCAATGAGCCGTCGCTGCCCTTCAAGACCTATCGCGATGAGATCGTCGCCCGGGTTCAGCTCGCGCTTGAGGCCGAGAGCGGTTTCGCCGAGCGTTTGGTGATGTTCTGGTCGAACCATTTCTGCATCGCGGCGACCAAGAGCAATATCGGTCGCAGCATGGCGGGGGCCTATGAGCGCGAAGCCATCCGGCCCCATGTCTTCGGCCGTTTTGAGGAGATGCTGCTCGCGGCCGAGAGCCATCCGGCCATGCTCGATTTTCTGGACAACCGGCTCTCGATCGGGCCGGGCTCGCCCGCCGGAAAACAGCGCGGGCGGGGCCTGAACGAGAATCAGGCGCGCGAAATCCTCGAACTGCATACGCTCGGCGTCCATGGCGGCTATTCCCAGGCCGATGTCACCAATCTCGCTCGCGTCATCACGGGCTGGACCATGGTCGGGCGCGAGGCGGTGCTGGGCTTTCCCGGCTCCTTTGCCTTCAACATCGGTTTGCACGAGCCCGGAGCGCAGCCTCTGCTCGGCAAGCAATATGCTCAGCAGGGCATGGGCCAGGGGCTGGCGGCCTTGACCGACCTTGCGCATCATCCAGCCACCGCCGATTTCATCGCGCTGAAGCTGGCGCGGCATTTCGTGGCCGACGAGCCGCCGCCTGCTCTGGTCGCCTCGCTGTCGGAGGTATTCCGCCGGACGCAAGGCGATCTCGCCGCCGTCTCGCGCGCATTGCTCGAATCGAACGCGGCCTGGAATGCCGAGCCGACCAAGATCCGCTCGCCGCAGGAGTTTTTGATCGCGAGTTATCGCGCGCTTGGCCGCAAGGCCGATCCCGGTCAGATTCTCGGGCCTCTCGGTGTGATGGGCCAGCCCTTCTGGCAGCCTTCGGGACCCAATGGTTATCCCGACACGAACTCCGCCTGGGCCTCGGCCGAAGGCATCAAGACCCGCATCGATGTCGCCGCCGGCTGGGGTCGGCAGGCGGCCGGCAGCGTGCCCGATCCGCGCGCGCTGACCGAGGATATTCTTGGCCCGCTCGCCTCGCCCGAGACCCGCCAGACCGTGGCGCGGGCGGAAAGCAAGCCGCAGGCGCTGGCGCTGCTGCTGATGTCGCCCGAGTTCCAGCGGAGGTGAGCCCCATGACTGATCACTCCAAGGCGGATCTCGACGACGATTGCGAAGCAATGACGCCCTCGCGGCGGGCGGTTCTCGGCGCGGCGGGCGCGCTCTTCGCCTGGTCCTTCGTGCCGAAATTCGCCTATGCGGCGGCGGGCAGCCGTGATCCGCGCTTCCTGCTCGTGGTGCTGCGCGGCGCACTTGACGGCCTCTCGGCCGTGCCGCCGATCGGTGATCCCGACTATGCCGGGCTGCGCGAGGGGATCGCTTTGACCAAGGACGGTCCCGACGCCGCCTTGCCGCTCGATGGCTTCTTCTACCTGCATCCGGCCATGCCGAACCTGGCGCGGCTCTACGGTGCCGGCCAGGCTTCGATCGTGCATGCGGCGGCGACGGGCTATCGCGATCGCTCGCATTTCGACGGGCAGGACGTGCTCGAAAGCGGGCAGGCCGGTCCCGGTCACACCGAGAGCGGCTGGCTCAATCGCTTGATCGCGAGCCTGCCGCCCGGCGAGACGGTGTCGCGCCATGGCGTGCTCGGCGTCGGCGTGGTGCCGCCTTTGGTGGTGCGCGGCTCGGCGCCGATCCTGGGCTGGTCGCCGCCGCGCATGGCGCGCGCGGGGCCCGATCTGATGCAGCGCCTGTCCGACCTCTACGGCCAGCGCGATCCCGGGCTGGCGCGCGCGCTCTCGCAGGCGATCGAGACAGAGGGCATCGCGCTCCGCAGCAGCATGAATGGCGATATGCGCGGCGGTGGTGGCCCCGACAGCGCCGACGGCATGAAGCGCATCGCCGAGGGTGCGGCGGGGCTGGTCGGCGCCGATGACGGGCCGCGCATCGCCGCGCTCGCCTTCGAGGGCTGGGATACGCATGCCAATGAGGGTGGCGCCAAGGGGCGTCTGGCGCAATTGCTGGGTGGGCTGGACGGCGCGCTGGCGGCTTTCGAGCAAGGGCTCAAGCCGGTCTGGAAGGACACGGTGGTGATGGTGGTCACCGAGTTCGGCCGCACCGCGAAGGTCAACGGCACGGTCGGCACCGACCACGGCACCGGCACGATCGCCTTCCTCGTCGGCGGCGCGGTCAAGGGTGGGCGGATGGTCGTGGACTGGCCGGGGCTGAAGCCCGAGCAGCTCTACGAG harbors:
- a CDS encoding sigma-70 family RNA polymerase sigma factor, whose translation is MASDATLTAKTAEIETALRACASGDKSALRRIYDAESARMLGVALRLLKRRALAEEAVQDAFVLIWRHAARFDPARGGGLTWIYAILRNRSLSILRNEKRTETREEPVAEEMASEEDDPETVMSKLSDAKALRTCLETLPAQRRGIVLLAFVQGLTHGEIAGRLNMPIGTVKSWIRRSLMSLKECLG
- a CDS encoding DUF1800 family protein, which gives rise to MATPDDSRAGGIGLQRFGLGARPGQPRDQRGGARERILAEVSRGGVAQPLNPPFSGAAEIGSALFAFEDRERMEREARLAAGQAQAMQAAAAPPNPQAVQNPQAPVTPQPPAGQQNQMAQPAKPPNEPSLPFKTYRDEIVARVQLALEAESGFAERLVMFWSNHFCIAATKSNIGRSMAGAYEREAIRPHVFGRFEEMLLAAESHPAMLDFLDNRLSIGPGSPAGKQRGRGLNENQAREILELHTLGVHGGYSQADVTNLARVITGWTMVGREAVLGFPGSFAFNIGLHEPGAQPLLGKQYAQQGMGQGLAALTDLAHHPATADFIALKLARHFVADEPPPALVASLSEVFRRTQGDLAAVSRALLESNAAWNAEPTKIRSPQEFLIASYRALGRKADPGQILGPLGVMGQPFWQPSGPNGYPDTNSAWASAEGIKTRIDVAAGWGRQAAGSVPDPRALTEDILGPLASPETRQTVARAESKPQALALLLMSPEFQRR
- a CDS encoding DUF1501 domain-containing protein encodes the protein MTDHSKADLDDDCEAMTPSRRAVLGAAGALFAWSFVPKFAYAAAGSRDPRFLLVVLRGALDGLSAVPPIGDPDYAGLREGIALTKDGPDAALPLDGFFYLHPAMPNLARLYGAGQASIVHAAATGYRDRSHFDGQDVLESGQAGPGHTESGWLNRLIASLPPGETVSRHGVLGVGVVPPLVVRGSAPILGWSPPRMARAGPDLMQRLSDLYGQRDPGLARALSQAIETEGIALRSSMNGDMRGGGGPDSADGMKRIAEGAAGLVGADDGPRIAALAFEGWDTHANEGGAKGRLAQLLGGLDGALAAFEQGLKPVWKDTVVMVVTEFGRTAKVNGTVGTDHGTGTIAFLVGGAVKGGRMVVDWPGLKPEQLYEKRDLKPTTDIRGVAKGVVSELFGLSGPVLAERVFPGTGELAPMRGLVG
- a CDS encoding anti-sigma factor domain-containing protein, with translation MSPSADINLTQAERDALAGEYVLGLIEGAELAAFEQQLESDPELAATVESWRRHFASIDATATPLTPSPALWSQIEAELATLAQNAAPARAAATTILGKASAGSRLSAWWNSLFVWRGAAFAGALAAILLAIGLNGALDRARRQPVMVAVLLTEASVAAAVVNTFADGRVEMVPLQAIHVPEGKALEIWTLWDRAVGPRSVGLIERARTTPLRLDQLPLGKDQLFEITIEAATGSPTGRPTGPVVAKGTTAQAL
- a CDS encoding alpha/beta hydrolase yields the protein MNLIHHLVAPARPDAAVPRLLVVVLHGFAGAAANRPSMVSAIAGVFSQAAIYAPELPYRSQFCDEAMVDIVACLADEISRHFARESYDDIILVGHSTGALVARKLVLVAWGMAEDVKVAWPAGADRLPWAKAINRLVFLAAINRGWTFNSAIGFWDGFLWRVGTNFLQLRGWLKSSKDRSRQATILQIRRGSAFLAATRLQWLELMADPARKREKELLIVQVIGTVDDIVSPEDAVDHVLDSTLPVDRTRSDESVWARFFMLEMPQTSHVQASVLFPVQGPDDAVHAERRAVLKAALEESADALIRNQHFIRRRHMEDDLPPLPNPAIRDVVFVIHGIRDKGFWTKKIARKIKELAGKKPLDLATLSKPEREALAPRLRGLDKPKRDLLIRSITASYGYFPMAPFVLRWLRQEKVEWLLDLYVETKARYPNATLHYVGHSNGTYLLAGALDCCPRVRFERVVFAGSVVRRDYHWPKWLGEGENAPPGARIKAVMNYVATADWVVAIFPNALQRFVSVDLGSAGHDGFDAEPDHPRMLDIRYVEGNHSAGIKESQWDEIASFVLEGTLPLVKGQQPPLGQENPDYRTVQDGYTLNLADNAFRIICVAVFFAALIVVLPLAAAVVFDMGPLFSAMLGMLSLLLALLIKAVLLRF
- a CDS encoding DUF4394 domain-containing protein, whose amino-acid sequence is MDRNTRLALIASTILGASLIAPLAAQAGMLAALSGDDTLTMIDTATLKAGKSMKVSGITGKIAGIDVRPADGMLYALTVDGTIYTVDAAGKATMKSKMDTVLSATAMATVDFNPVADRMRVIGSDGTNLRVNVDDGKTTVDGKLKFAETDMHKGEAPMIVGGAYINSVKGAKETTLYDIDAKIGGLIKQAPPNDGVLGAVGKLGVMPKSIAFDIETAADGTNTGWLLADGALHKVDLATGKATMVGQVTGLNAPVRDVAALPAS